A genomic segment from Rhizobium sp. NLR16a encodes:
- a CDS encoding amino acid ABC transporter permease produces the protein MPHWLELMAESLPSLLWAGLIFTIPLTLLSFVFGLILGLITAIARLFGPTPVAAIARFYVWVIRGTPLLVQLFVIFYGLPSIGILLDAFPAALIGFTLNIGAYSSEIIRAVISSVPKGQWEAAYSIGMSWRQAMSRTILPQAGRVAVPPLSNTFISLVKDTSLAAAITVPELFQAAQRIVATTYEPLILYIEAALIYLALSSVLSQLQVRLERRFARYGGMLEANA, from the coding sequence TTGCCGCACTGGCTCGAACTGATGGCGGAATCGCTTCCCTCGCTCCTCTGGGCGGGATTGATCTTCACCATTCCGCTGACGCTGCTCTCCTTCGTCTTTGGTCTGATCCTCGGCCTGATCACGGCGATCGCCCGCCTTTTCGGCCCGACGCCCGTCGCGGCGATTGCCCGTTTCTATGTCTGGGTCATTCGCGGCACGCCGCTGCTCGTCCAGCTCTTCGTGATCTTTTATGGGCTGCCGAGCATCGGCATCCTGCTCGACGCCTTTCCTGCCGCGCTGATCGGCTTCACCCTGAATATCGGCGCCTACAGCTCAGAGATCATCCGCGCGGTCATCTCCTCCGTGCCGAAGGGCCAGTGGGAAGCGGCCTATTCGATCGGTATGAGCTGGCGCCAGGCGATGAGCCGGACGATCCTGCCACAGGCCGGCCGCGTCGCCGTGCCGCCTCTGTCGAACACCTTCATCTCGCTGGTCAAGGATACCTCGCTTGCGGCCGCCATCACCGTGCCGGAGCTCTTCCAGGCGGCACAACGCATCGTCGCCACCACCTACGAGCCGCTGATCCTCTATATCGAGGCGGCGCTGATCTATCTCGCCCTGAGCTCCGTCCTCTCGCAGCTGCAGGTGCGGCTGGAACGTCGTTTCGCACGTTATGG